One genomic segment of Chitinibacter sp. FCG-7 includes these proteins:
- a CDS encoding fused MFS/spermidine synthase yields the protein MTSSSTNFFSDSFAALLLETESGKPFVYDEGDEVSLMFDLATVQSRMKRARPNDLILGYTRAMLGSVLIQEYTQQIGMIGMGGGSLAKYCHHYLPDSQISVAEIDQRVIDLGHHFQIPFDSPRLRVHCADGADWLKTSSQQFDVLMIDAYGPQGMPDNIASNAFFDLCRTRLSPQGILVVNLWGSDKRFESYYQRIRSIFDDAALAIGADGCANRIVYGFNSSRLPAQKTLQHYCRQRADQHSIDLMSLGQRLSRALRAVDGLEPISPKHPK from the coding sequence GTGACTTCAAGCTCCACCAATTTCTTTAGCGACAGCTTTGCCGCCCTGCTGCTCGAAACCGAATCGGGCAAGCCTTTTGTCTACGATGAGGGCGACGAAGTCTCGCTGATGTTTGATCTGGCCACCGTACAAAGCCGGATGAAACGCGCCAGACCCAACGATTTAATCTTGGGGTATACGCGTGCAATGCTTGGTAGTGTTTTAATACAGGAATATACCCAGCAAATTGGCATGATAGGCATGGGTGGCGGATCACTGGCCAAGTATTGCCACCACTATTTGCCAGACAGCCAGATCAGCGTGGCCGAGATCGACCAGCGTGTGATTGATCTGGGGCATCATTTTCAGATTCCATTTGATAGCCCGCGCCTGCGCGTGCATTGCGCCGATGGTGCCGATTGGCTCAAAACCAGCTCACAGCAGTTTGATGTACTGATGATCGATGCTTACGGCCCACAAGGCATGCCGGACAATATCGCCAGCAATGCGTTTTTTGACCTGTGCCGCACCCGGCTTAGCCCGCAAGGCATACTGGTCGTCAATCTGTGGGGCAGTGATAAGCGTTTCGAGAGCTATTACCAGCGCATTCGCAGCATTTTCGACGATGCTGCGCTGGCCATTGGTGCCGATGGCTGCGCCAACCGGATTGTGTACGGCTTTAATAGCTCACGCCTGCCTGCGCAGAAAACGCTGCAACACTATTGCCGCCAGCGCGCCGATCAGCACAGCATTGATCTGATGAGCCTGGGTCAGCGCCTGTCGCGCGCGCTGCGCGCCGTCGATGGGCTGGAGCCCATCAGCCCCAAACACCCGAAATAA
- a CDS encoding alpha/beta hydrolase: MPLQLELQHVPAVQPGNRTPILLLHGAFAGAWCWQQVQQDLATAGWESYALSLRGHGQSEGTLMLASATLNDYLADVEQALGQIGQPCILIGHSLGGYLAQQIAERQIVAGLALIASIPPYGLSGSLSYMSALHPNLLMGLQSFALGHTSKPESALLQHLLFAKNTPMSMVDDFAQHAQLESMTALSELWMPQWWKNLPRFPKFPVLVLGAGDDSIIPFSDVQITAQAWSVTPIMLAEAGHAMMCDRTQPQLSTALLGWLAKI, translated from the coding sequence ATGCCCCTGCAACTTGAGTTGCAACACGTCCCCGCAGTACAGCCCGGCAACCGCACCCCGATATTATTACTGCACGGCGCTTTTGCCGGCGCGTGGTGCTGGCAGCAAGTGCAGCAAGATCTGGCCACAGCGGGCTGGGAAAGCTACGCGCTGAGCCTGCGCGGCCACGGCCAGAGCGAAGGCACGCTGATGCTTGCCAGCGCCACGCTGAACGATTATCTGGCTGACGTTGAGCAAGCACTCGGCCAGATCGGCCAGCCGTGCATTCTGATCGGGCATTCGCTGGGCGGCTATCTGGCGCAACAGATCGCCGAGCGGCAAATTGTGGCAGGCCTGGCGCTAATCGCCAGCATTCCGCCGTATGGATTATCGGGCTCGCTCAGCTATATGTCGGCACTGCACCCCAATTTGCTAATGGGGCTACAAAGCTTTGCGCTGGGCCACACCAGCAAACCTGAATCAGCGCTGCTGCAGCACCTGCTGTTCGCCAAAAACACGCCGATGAGCATGGTCGATGATTTTGCCCAACACGCACAGCTCGAATCAATGACCGCACTATCCGAGCTATGGATGCCGCAGTGGTGGAAAAACCTGCCCCGCTTTCCCAAATTTCCGGTGCTGGTACTGGGCGCAGGCGACGACAGCATCATCCCGTTTAGCGATGTGCAAATCACCGCCCAAGCCTGGAGCGTCACCCCCATCATGCTGGCCGAAGCCGGCCACGCCATGATGTGCGACCGCACCCAGCCGCAACTCAGCACCGCCTTGCTGGGCTGGTTGGCTAAAATTTAG
- a CDS encoding WD40/YVTN/BNR-like repeat-containing protein, producing MMFEDIDGFSKTDIYAVGGKGDAWHFDGERWQQLPFPSNMQLEAVCCAGDGQVYIGAEQGTVFRGRGNRWEMIYKGQMSLPYRDMVWHDGRVWCTSDYGLWTITDGQHERADVPHKVYSCAGHLSVGDGVMLLAGLWGTMLHDGKEWLPIIDFSQLSR from the coding sequence ATGATGTTTGAAGACATCGACGGTTTCAGCAAAACAGATATCTACGCCGTCGGCGGTAAGGGCGATGCTTGGCATTTCGATGGTGAGCGCTGGCAGCAACTGCCTTTTCCTAGCAATATGCAGCTTGAGGCTGTGTGCTGCGCGGGCGACGGCCAAGTGTATATCGGTGCCGAGCAAGGCACGGTGTTTCGCGGGCGTGGTAATCGTTGGGAGATGATTTACAAAGGCCAAATGTCGCTGCCTTACCGCGACATGGTCTGGCATGACGGCCGCGTGTGGTGCACCTCCGATTACGGGCTGTGGACGATCACCGATGGCCAACACGAGCGTGCCGATGTACCACATAAGGTCTACAGCTGCGCAGGTCATTTGTCTGTCGGCGACGGCGTCATGCTGCTGGCCGGGCTGTGGGGCACGATGTTGCACGATGGCAAGGAGTGGCTGCCGATTATCGATTTCTCGCAGCTCAGCCGCTAA
- the pxpA gene encoding 5-oxoprolinase subunit PxpA has protein sequence MKTHLDLNADLGEGYPFDAQLMPLISSANIACGGHAGDVDSIRATVRLAHRHGVRIGAHPSYPDREGFGRKSMTLTPSQLVFSLTAQLWAIKAVSIEDGISVAYVKPHGALYNDAARDSVLAQQIAQLIREIDPDLALMGLAGSELVKAGRNAGLQVIEEGFADRAYLSDGSLMPRDQPGAVLEQIDEVVVQALALSQRVDSLCLHGDNPAAIAQAHAIRSALQKAGIRINAYANPRDAIVGDPALNEVIADDD, from the coding sequence ATGAAAACTCATCTTGATTTAAACGCCGACCTGGGCGAAGGCTACCCTTTTGATGCGCAGCTGATGCCACTAATCAGCTCGGCCAATATTGCCTGCGGCGGCCACGCGGGCGATGTGGATAGCATCCGCGCCACTGTGCGTCTGGCGCATCGCCATGGTGTGCGCATTGGCGCGCACCCCAGCTACCCGGATCGGGAGGGCTTTGGCCGCAAAAGCATGACGCTCACCCCCAGCCAGCTGGTATTCAGCCTTACTGCGCAATTGTGGGCGATCAAAGCGGTCAGCATCGAAGATGGTATCTCGGTCGCCTACGTCAAACCGCACGGCGCTTTATACAACGACGCCGCGCGAGATTCGGTGCTGGCGCAGCAAATCGCCCAACTGATCCGCGAAATCGACCCCGATCTGGCCTTGATGGGGCTGGCTGGCAGCGAGCTGGTCAAAGCCGGGCGCAACGCCGGGCTGCAAGTGATCGAAGAAGGCTTTGCTGATCGCGCCTATCTGAGCGACGGCAGCCTGATGCCGCGCGATCAGCCCGGTGCCGTGCTTGAGCAGATCGACGAGGTGGTGGTGCAAGCCTTGGCGCTCAGCCAGCGGGTTGACTCGCTCTGCCTGCACGGCGACAACCCCGCCGCCATCGCCCAAGCGCACGCCATCCGCAGCGCACTGCAAAAGGCCGGTATCCGCATCAACGCCTACGCCAACCCGCGCGACGCGATTGTGGGCGATCCGGCTTTGAATGAAGTCATTGCTGATGATGATTGA
- a CDS encoding biotin-dependent carboxyltransferase family protein codes for MTKMKSAPPLILRVEKAGLQSTVQDLGRPQGASWGLPVGGAADALALQVANLLLGNPHDAAALEITLGGFRAQFAHTSSFALSGADCEARLDGRRLLPNAVYRGLKGQILSLGAPQQGARSYLALPGGIDVPELWGSSSTLLAAALGGLAGRALKKGDQLCAGLRDHARPALAISMPERGHLLRFIAGPQWAQLGSEGQKRFAQQSWKIDIQSNRMALKLNAGLLQMEIPIEIASHAVLAGTVQLPRGGQPMILLCDAQVTGGYPVIAQIIQADLWRLGQLRAGDTVALQQVDQPAALAALAQQQAWLQRIEVTIARQCR; via the coding sequence ATGACGAAGATGAAATCAGCGCCGCCCTTGATTTTGCGGGTTGAAAAAGCCGGCTTGCAAAGCACGGTGCAAGATTTGGGGCGGCCGCAAGGCGCCAGCTGGGGTTTGCCCGTCGGCGGTGCGGCAGATGCTTTGGCGCTGCAAGTGGCCAATCTGCTGCTGGGCAATCCACACGATGCGGCGGCATTGGAAATCACGTTGGGTGGCTTTCGCGCTCAATTTGCGCACACCAGCTCGTTTGCACTTTCCGGTGCCGATTGCGAAGCGCGGCTCGATGGCCGTCGCCTGTTGCCCAATGCGGTGTATCGCGGCTTAAAGGGGCAGATCCTCAGTCTGGGCGCGCCGCAGCAGGGCGCACGCAGTTATCTGGCTTTGCCGGGCGGGATTGATGTCCCTGAGCTATGGGGGAGCAGTTCAACCTTGCTGGCGGCGGCTTTGGGCGGTTTGGCCGGGCGTGCCTTAAAAAAAGGTGATCAGCTTTGCGCTGGGCTGCGTGATCATGCCAGGCCTGCCCTTGCTATCTCCATGCCCGAGCGCGGCCATCTGCTGCGCTTTATCGCTGGCCCGCAATGGGCGCAGCTGGGCAGCGAAGGGCAAAAACGGTTTGCTCAGCAAAGCTGGAAAATTGATATACAGAGTAACCGTATGGCTCTGAAGCTCAATGCTGGATTGCTTCAGATGGAAATACCCATCGAAATAGCCTCGCACGCCGTGCTGGCTGGCACAGTGCAATTGCCGCGTGGCGGCCAGCCAATGATCCTGCTCTGCGATGCACAGGTCACTGGCGGCTACCCGGTGATTGCACAAATTATTCAGGCTGATTTATGGCGACTGGGCCAGCTACGCGCAGGCGATACTGTTGCCTTGCAGCAAGTCGATCAGCCCGCCGCGCTGGCTGCACTTGCGCAGCAACAAGCCTGGCTGCAGCGCATCGAGGTAACGATTGCCCGGCAATGCCGCTAG
- the pxpB gene encoding 5-oxoprolinase subunit PxpB produces MSPLMIYPLGETALVLQAGAGEQARLIAIARQQAHSVALRGYQLILGVGNLTVRFNPLQQSADEVLAWLQQQWAHSAQTLDDVAPRLHQIGVCYGGEAGPDLADVAAHCGLSVSQLIEAHSSAVYEVLCIGFLPGFPYLAGLPASLATPRRAEPRVRVPAGSVGIGGAQTGIYPCESPGGWQLIGRTGLALFDRHANPPCRLQAGDRVRFVPQERG; encoded by the coding sequence ATGTCGCCATTAATGATCTATCCGCTGGGTGAAACAGCGCTGGTTTTGCAGGCCGGAGCCGGTGAGCAAGCCCGGCTGATTGCCATTGCCCGCCAGCAGGCGCACAGCGTTGCGTTGCGCGGCTATCAGCTGATTCTGGGCGTGGGTAATCTGACTGTGCGTTTTAACCCGCTACAGCAATCGGCCGATGAAGTATTGGCGTGGTTACAACAGCAGTGGGCGCACAGCGCACAGACGCTGGACGATGTTGCTCCAAGGTTGCACCAGATTGGCGTGTGCTACGGCGGCGAGGCCGGGCCCGATCTGGCCGACGTGGCCGCGCACTGCGGCTTGTCGGTATCGCAATTGATCGAAGCGCACAGCAGCGCGGTGTACGAGGTGCTGTGCATCGGTTTTCTGCCCGGCTTTCCCTATCTGGCCGGATTGCCCGCCAGCCTGGCCACACCCCGGCGCGCCGAGCCTCGTGTGCGCGTGCCTGCCGGATCGGTCGGCATTGGCGGCGCGCAAACCGGCATTTATCCGTGCGAAAGCCCTGGCGGCTGGCAACTGATCGGCCGCACCGGGCTGGCTTTGTTTGATCGCCACGCCAATCCGCCTTGTCGCTTGCAAGCGGGCGACAGAGTGCGCTTTGTGCCACAGGAGCGGGGATGA
- a CDS encoding HD-GYP domain-containing protein — MTQEDSALFITPDQLQIGLFIHLDLHWMDHPFPFGSFKLKSDEQINTLKKMGLKQIRYVPEKSDCQPAAMLAAEPVQRSEAAEPALPDPAIIAELAAKRQRQAEQERRKAQLAECTKAFSQAANTVRKLNKEIHSNPRETIAAAEQLLGTMLDSLLSNNDIAIHLMNEKSMGDDLYFHSLNTTVLAMLLAREMKLERAQIEHLGMATLMHDIGKVEVPDKILLKTEALNRAERSLYEQHCQWGVDAAKRAGLPPEVLRIIGQHHELCDGSGYPRQLKLDDIDPLARILAIVNAYDNYCNKINPADSLTPHEGLSMMFSHQKAKFAPVPMNILIRSLGVYPPGTLVQLSNEHFGLVVAVNASRPLKPQVLVHDPALVREEAMVLDLERYPELNISKALKASQLPRPVLAYLNPRKRMTYYFSPSETN, encoded by the coding sequence ATGACTCAAGAAGACTCCGCATTGTTTATCACCCCGGATCAATTGCAAATCGGATTATTTATTCATCTGGATTTGCACTGGATGGATCACCCCTTCCCGTTTGGCAGTTTCAAGCTTAAATCTGACGAGCAGATTAATACGCTAAAAAAAATGGGGCTCAAGCAAATCCGCTATGTGCCCGAAAAAAGCGATTGCCAGCCTGCTGCAATGCTCGCAGCCGAGCCAGTACAGCGCAGCGAAGCAGCCGAACCAGCCCTGCCAGATCCCGCCATTATCGCCGAGCTGGCAGCCAAACGGCAGCGCCAGGCCGAGCAGGAGCGGCGCAAGGCGCAGCTGGCCGAATGCACCAAGGCTTTTAGCCAGGCAGCCAATACCGTGCGCAAGCTGAACAAGGAAATCCACAGCAATCCGCGCGAAACCATCGCCGCCGCCGAGCAATTGCTGGGCACCATGCTCGATTCGCTGCTGAGTAATAATGACATCGCCATTCATCTGATGAATGAAAAATCCATGGGCGATGATCTGTATTTCCACTCGCTCAATACCACCGTGCTAGCCATGCTGCTGGCGCGCGAAATGAAGCTTGAGCGGGCGCAAATCGAACACCTGGGCATGGCCACGCTGATGCACGATATTGGCAAGGTGGAAGTCCCCGATAAAATCCTGCTGAAAACCGAAGCACTCAACCGCGCCGAGCGCAGCCTGTACGAGCAGCATTGCCAATGGGGTGTCGATGCCGCCAAGCGCGCTGGTCTGCCGCCGGAAGTGCTGCGCATTATCGGCCAGCACCACGAGTTATGCGACGGCAGCGGCTACCCACGGCAGCTCAAGCTGGATGATATCGACCCGCTGGCGCGCATTCTGGCCATCGTTAACGCCTATGACAACTATTGCAACAAGATCAATCCGGCCGATTCGCTGACACCGCACGAAGGGCTGTCGATGATGTTTTCGCATCAGAAAGCCAAATTTGCCCCGGTGCCGATGAATATCCTGATCCGCAGCCTGGGCGTATATCCGCCCGGCACGCTGGTTCAGCTCTCCAACGAACATTTTGGCCTAGTCGTTGCCGTCAACGCATCCCGCCCGCTCAAACCGCAAGTGCTGGTGCATGATCCGGCGCTGGTGCGCGAAGAGGCCATGGTGCTGGATCTGGAACGCTACCCGGAGCTCAATATCAGCAAGGCACTCAAAGCCAGCCAGCTACCGCGCCCGGTGCTGGCCTACCTAAATCCGCGCAAGCGCATGACCTACTATTTCAGCCCCAGCGAGACCAATTGA
- a CDS encoding PAS domain-containing hybrid sensor histidine kinase/response regulator, whose product MLEHTLLSDYCTTAILVVRASDERIIAANPACETLLGYQREQLLTMTISAIEVGLQDVFFWEDVRQSGAQEILQVEGEYLHLNGQFLHVSKSIRVVEQDGETLYVISACDISASKRLEEESARTSSLLAATLESTIDGILVTDLEGKVVNFNHRLTQICPWQLQGETSFHPLLAQLIDLLLEKQRFERWVERLYHDPYLEEQQTFQLSDGRAFEINSGPQQYRDGPIGRLFCFHDISALKATEAELRIARDQAQQANKAKSDFLAHMSHELRTPLNAILGFAQVIEADPQNEHQVLGAYIHRAGQHLLELINEVLDLASIEAGKLALRLESTSVERCIHEVVELTQVLAKDKGITLSIDPVPTDCYVLADVRRLRQMLLNLISNAIKYNRPAGTVYVSVEQGEHEHWQIKVRDTGVGISAADQAQLFSAFSRVGKAQTLVEGTGIGLAFTQKLAQLMQGKIGLSSEPDVGSCFWIELPMSRAPDQGPALLPFTIDEHSRTILYIEDDLLSQKLMQNILAKQRPTYQLFLASSGEEGIALARHVDPDLILLDQQLPDATGAEIFKQLQQHSRTRSTPCIALSGNTMPEQISEALRSGFSAYLGKPIQISQALLTIDQLISSKRPR is encoded by the coding sequence ATGTTAGAGCACACCCTGCTCAGTGATTACTGCACCACAGCCATTCTGGTGGTCAGAGCCAGCGATGAACGGATTATTGCCGCCAACCCGGCCTGTGAAACGCTGCTGGGCTATCAGCGCGAACAATTGCTAACGATGACTATCTCGGCTATCGAAGTCGGCCTGCAGGATGTGTTTTTCTGGGAAGACGTGCGCCAATCCGGCGCGCAGGAAATCTTGCAGGTCGAGGGCGAATACCTGCATCTGAACGGGCAATTTTTGCACGTCAGCAAAAGCATCCGTGTGGTAGAGCAGGACGGCGAAACGCTGTATGTCATCTCGGCTTGCGATATTAGCGCCAGCAAAAGGCTGGAAGAAGAAAGCGCCCGCACCAGCTCGCTGCTGGCCGCCACGCTGGAATCAACCATCGACGGCATTCTGGTGACCGATCTGGAAGGCAAAGTCGTCAATTTTAACCACCGACTGACGCAGATCTGCCCCTGGCAACTGCAAGGCGAAACCAGTTTTCACCCATTGCTGGCGCAACTGATCGATTTGCTACTGGAAAAGCAGCGCTTTGAGCGCTGGGTCGAGCGGCTTTATCACGACCCGTATCTGGAGGAGCAACAAACCTTCCAGCTTAGCGACGGGCGCGCATTTGAAATTAATAGCGGCCCGCAACAATACCGCGATGGGCCGATAGGCCGACTGTTCTGCTTTCATGATATTTCGGCGCTCAAAGCCACCGAAGCCGAATTACGCATTGCCCGCGATCAGGCACAACAGGCCAACAAGGCCAAATCCGATTTTCTGGCGCATATGAGCCACGAGCTGCGCACGCCGCTGAACGCGATTCTGGGCTTTGCCCAGGTTATCGAAGCCGATCCGCAGAACGAGCATCAGGTTCTGGGCGCGTATATTCACCGAGCCGGGCAACATTTGCTCGAGCTGATCAACGAGGTACTCGATCTGGCCAGTATCGAAGCGGGCAAGCTGGCGCTTAGGCTGGAGAGCACCTCGGTCGAGCGCTGCATTCACGAGGTGGTCGAGCTCACGCAAGTGCTGGCCAAAGACAAAGGCATTACGCTCTCGATCGACCCAGTACCGACCGATTGCTATGTGCTGGCCGACGTGCGCCGATTGCGGCAGATGTTGCTCAATCTGATTTCCAACGCCATCAAATACAATCGCCCGGCCGGCACGGTGTATGTCTCGGTGGAACAGGGCGAGCATGAACACTGGCAAATCAAGGTGCGCGATACCGGCGTTGGCATTTCAGCGGCTGATCAGGCGCAATTATTCAGCGCCTTTAGTCGCGTTGGCAAAGCACAAACCCTGGTTGAGGGCACTGGCATTGGCCTAGCGTTTACGCAAAAGCTGGCGCAGCTGATGCAGGGCAAAATCGGCCTGAGCAGCGAGCCCGATGTTGGCAGCTGCTTCTGGATCGAATTGCCGATGAGCCGCGCACCAGATCAAGGCCCGGCGCTGCTGCCATTTACCATTGACGAGCACAGCCGCACCATTTTGTATATCGAAGACGATTTGCTATCGCAAAAGCTGATGCAGAATATTCTGGCCAAACAAAGACCGACTTATCAGCTTTTTCTGGCCAGCAGCGGCGAGGAAGGTATTGCGCTGGCACGGCATGTCGACCCCGACCTGATTTTGCTCGATCAGCAATTGCCCGACGCCACCGGCGCCGAGATATTCAAGCAATTACAGCAGCACTCGCGCACTCGTTCAACACCATGCATTGCACTATCGGGCAACACCATGCCCGAGCAAATCAGCGAAGCCCTGCGCAGCGGTTTTAGCGCTTATCTGGGCAAACCCATCCAGATCAGCCAGGCACTGCTGACAATCGACCAGCTCATTTCCAGCAAGCGGCCACGGTAG
- the queG gene encoding tRNA epoxyqueuosine(34) reductase QueG — protein sequence MNHTSAQSAPDYQQLAQSIKSWAQELGFARAAISGIDLSHAEAGLSEWLAKGFHGEMDYMARHGLKRARPAELVPGTVSVITIFMPYLAAGQAPDAILADTSKAYISRYALGRDYHKVLRQRLQQLADKISAVAGEYGHRVFVDSAPVLEVEIAKQAGLGWRGKHSLLLNREFGSFYFLGELFTDLPLPADPPLPKEHCGKCTACIEACPTQAIVAPYQVDARRCISYLTIELKGAIPLEFRRAIGNRVYGCDDCQLVCPWNRFAAHSAETDFAIRHGLDDVSLLELFGWTEADFTQKMAGSPIYRIGYAKWLSNLAIGLGNASPSAAIASALLARRHDESELVREHVEWALRNAGYVENE from the coding sequence ATGAACCACACCAGTGCCCAATCCGCCCCCGATTATCAGCAGCTGGCGCAATCGATCAAAAGCTGGGCGCAAGAGCTTGGTTTTGCCCGCGCCGCCATCAGCGGCATTGATCTGAGCCACGCCGAAGCCGGTTTGAGCGAATGGCTGGCCAAGGGTTTCCACGGCGAGATGGATTATATGGCAAGGCATGGGCTAAAACGCGCCCGCCCTGCGGAATTAGTACCGGGCACGGTGTCGGTGATCACTATTTTTATGCCGTATCTGGCCGCAGGGCAAGCGCCAGATGCCATTCTGGCCGATACATCCAAGGCGTATATTTCGCGCTACGCGCTGGGGCGAGATTATCACAAAGTTTTGCGCCAGCGTCTGCAGCAGCTGGCAGACAAAATCAGCGCTGTTGCTGGCGAGTACGGCCATCGGGTGTTTGTCGATTCTGCGCCGGTGCTGGAGGTGGAAATCGCCAAGCAGGCCGGGCTGGGCTGGCGCGGGAAACATTCTTTATTACTTAATCGCGAATTTGGCTCGTTCTATTTTCTGGGCGAGCTGTTTACCGATCTGCCACTGCCCGCTGATCCGCCGCTGCCCAAAGAGCACTGTGGCAAATGCACCGCCTGTATCGAGGCCTGCCCGACGCAGGCGATTGTGGCGCCATATCAGGTCGATGCGCGCCGCTGTATTTCGTATTTGACGATTGAATTGAAAGGGGCAATTCCGCTGGAATTTCGCCGCGCTATCGGCAACCGGGTTTACGGTTGCGACGATTGCCAGTTGGTGTGTCCGTGGAACCGCTTTGCCGCGCACAGCGCCGAGACTGATTTTGCCATTCGCCATGGGCTCGATGATGTGAGTTTGCTCGAACTGTTTGGCTGGACTGAGGCCGACTTCACGCAAAAAATGGCGGGTAGTCCGATCTACCGGATTGGTTATGCCAAATGGCTGAGTAATCTGGCGATCGGCTTGGGCAATGCCAGCCCCAGCGCAGCGATTGCCAGCGCTTTACTCGCCCGGCGGCATGATGAGAGCGAGCTGGTGCGCGAGCATGTGGAATGGGCTTTGCGCAATGCCGGATATGTGGAGAACGAGTAG
- the tsaE gene encoding tRNA (adenosine(37)-N6)-threonylcarbamoyltransferase complex ATPase subunit type 1 TsaE, which produces MQANDNAFSVFLSDEDATIAFGAQLAHAILPGMTVFLDGNLGAGKTTLTRGVLRGLGFTGRVKSPTYTLVEPYAVSSLYFYHFDLYRFNDPEEWEDAGFRDYFNRESVCLIEWADKAAGQLPAPDWLIELAPENEGRRLRLNANTPLGLACLNSLKSQAI; this is translated from the coding sequence ATGCAAGCCAATGATAACGCTTTTTCAGTTTTTCTAAGCGACGAAGACGCCACCATCGCCTTTGGCGCGCAATTGGCGCACGCAATCTTGCCGGGCATGACGGTATTTCTGGATGGCAATCTGGGCGCAGGCAAAACCACGCTCACGCGTGGCGTTTTGCGCGGTCTGGGCTTTACAGGCCGGGTCAAAAGCCCCACCTATACGCTGGTTGAACCTTATGCTGTTTCTAGCTTATACTTTTATCACTTTGATTTATATCGGTTTAATGATCCTGAAGAATGGGAAGACGCTGGGTTTCGTGACTACTTCAATCGCGAATCGGTTTGTCTGATCGAATGGGCCGACAAAGCCGCAGGCCAATTGCCAGCGCCCGATTGGCTGATTGAATTGGCCCCCGAAAACGAAGGTCGCCGCCTGCGGCTAAATGCAAATACTCCATTAGGTTTGGCATGTCTGAACAGCCTGAAATCACAAGCAATCTAA
- a CDS encoding N-acetylmuramoyl-L-alanine amidase encodes MSEQPEITSNLNHADQPMLERRDVLRGLAATLLLSVAPVGLAAASASVVAVRVWPANAYTRVTIESSAPLTFKQFLLKDPERLVVDLEGVDLNNELQSLAGKVGEDDPYIKLLRAGRNKPGVVRLVLDLKTVVKPQVFTLPPVAEYKNRLVIDLYPAVQNDELLAFLNDNTQLKMDAVPPPLPADKNASQASSSNKASAETGKASEPAKLADKKPAESVDRNKLKVDRLITVVLDPGHGGEDPGAVGPSGTHEKAVVLQIAKRLRDLLQSEPNFRVVMTRDADFFVPLGVRVRKARAVQADLFVSIHADAFVRPDANGSSVFALSEGGASSTAARWLAQTQNDADLIGGVKVKGGEDLRKTLLDLTTTATINDSLKLGKAMLGELGGINRLHKPHVEQASFAVLKAPDIPSVLVETAFISNPAEEQKLINEEYQQKMAQALFKGIKRYFAKNPPLARTRMAQN; translated from the coding sequence ATGTCTGAACAGCCTGAAATCACAAGCAATCTAAACCACGCCGACCAGCCCATGCTGGAGCGGCGCGACGTGCTGCGCGGACTGGCCGCCACGCTATTGCTGTCGGTCGCACCGGTCGGCCTGGCGGCCGCCAGCGCCAGCGTCGTGGCAGTCCGCGTCTGGCCTGCCAACGCCTACACCCGTGTCACCATCGAATCGAGCGCCCCGCTCACCTTCAAGCAGTTTCTGCTCAAAGACCCGGAGCGGCTGGTGGTGGATCTGGAAGGTGTTGACCTCAATAACGAATTGCAAAGTCTGGCCGGCAAAGTTGGCGAAGACGACCCTTATATCAAATTACTGCGTGCTGGCCGCAACAAACCAGGCGTGGTACGGCTGGTGCTGGATCTGAAAACCGTCGTCAAACCGCAGGTTTTTACGCTGCCACCGGTGGCCGAATATAAAAACCGTCTGGTGATTGATCTTTACCCTGCGGTGCAAAATGACGAATTGCTCGCTTTTCTGAACGACAATACACAGCTCAAAATGGACGCTGTGCCGCCGCCATTGCCAGCAGACAAAAATGCCAGCCAGGCCAGCAGTAGCAACAAAGCCAGCGCTGAAACCGGCAAAGCCAGCGAGCCGGCCAAGCTGGCCGACAAAAAACCGGCTGAAAGCGTCGATCGCAACAAACTCAAAGTCGACCGGCTCATCACCGTGGTGCTCGATCCTGGGCACGGCGGCGAAGACCCTGGTGCCGTGGGCCCGAGCGGCACGCATGAAAAAGCCGTGGTATTGCAGATTGCCAAACGCTTGCGCGATCTGCTGCAAAGCGAGCCCAATTTCCGCGTCGTAATGACGCGTGACGCCGATTTTTTTGTGCCACTGGGCGTGCGGGTGCGCAAAGCGCGTGCGGTGCAGGCTGATTTATTTGTTTCCATCCATGCCGATGCCTTTGTTCGCCCGGATGCCAACGGCAGCTCGGTGTTTGCCCTCTCCGAAGGTGGTGCATCCAGCACGGCAGCGCGCTGGCTGGCACAAACACAAAATGACGCCGATCTGATTGGCGGCGTGAAAGTCAAAGGTGGGGAGGATTTGCGCAAAACCCTGCTTGATTTGACCACCACGGCCACGATCAACGATAGCCTGAAATTGGGCAAAGCCATGCTGGGCGAGCTGGGCGGCATCAACCGTCTGCACAAACCGCATGTCGAGCAAGCCAGCTTTGCCGTGTTAAAAGCACCAGACATCCCCTCGGTACTGGTGGAAACCGCGTTTATCTCGAACCCGGCTGAAGAGCAAAAGCTGATCAATGAAGAATATCAGCAGAAAATGGCACAAGCGCTGTTCAAAGGGATTAAACGTTACTTCGCCAAAAACCCGCCGCTAGCGCGCACGCGCATGGCGCAAAATTAA